The following are encoded in a window of Amycolatopsis lexingtonensis genomic DNA:
- a CDS encoding Rieske (2Fe-2S) protein — protein MRDDDTDPVLARRTALTVLGAGLVAGCSTYGGTAAPAPSAPPAPAAGGTELGAAADIPVGGGKVFADKQVVVTQPVAGTFAAFSAVCTHQGCTVDAVADGTINCPCHGSKFKVADGSVANGPAAQPLPKKAVTVTGGKITLA, from the coding sequence GTGCGCGACGACGACACGGACCCGGTGCTGGCGCGCCGGACGGCGCTGACGGTCCTGGGTGCGGGCCTGGTGGCCGGCTGCAGCACCTACGGCGGCACCGCGGCCCCGGCGCCGTCCGCCCCACCGGCCCCGGCGGCCGGCGGCACCGAACTCGGGGCGGCCGCCGACATCCCGGTCGGCGGGGGCAAGGTGTTCGCGGACAAGCAGGTGGTGGTGACCCAGCCGGTGGCGGGGACCTTCGCGGCCTTCTCCGCCGTCTGCACCCACCAGGGCTGCACCGTGGACGCGGTCGCGGACGGCACGATCAACTGCCCGTGCCACGGCAGCAAGTTCAAGGTCGCCGACGGCTCGGTCGCGAACGGCCCGGCGGCCCAGCCACTGCCGAAGAAGGCGGTCACGGTCACCGGCGGCAAGATCACTCTCGCTTAG
- a CDS encoding DUF3800 domain-containing protein, translated as MSPVEIACDESGSEGENLLGGETDVFAHAGVRLTPEAAAACVREIRVRIGSLAEEYKANHLLRAKHRPVLEWLLDPGGPLAGRGHVHLTDKTLFAVRAAVELLAGPDAGELARTLYRAGPAAFGAARWEYFLTAFTSVLRLNPRRGLTTSPERFFALVDDLAATPGEAGEIVARFRGGRDRVAAYRARLASEPGLVPVLDPLVPAVIHTVRHWSADGTPVALVHDEQLALTPERVLQLKATLGHRLAGVRFVDSRADARVQIADFLAGVARRIASDELNGRGDARLTGLLKSFVDSESVWDGLGSRAISGDC; from the coding sequence GTGAGCCCGGTCGAGATCGCCTGCGACGAGTCGGGCTCGGAGGGCGAAAACCTGCTCGGCGGCGAAACCGACGTCTTCGCCCACGCCGGGGTGCGGCTGACTCCGGAAGCCGCGGCCGCCTGCGTGCGCGAGATCCGGGTGCGCATCGGCTCCCTGGCCGAGGAGTACAAGGCCAACCACCTGCTGCGCGCCAAGCACCGCCCGGTCCTCGAGTGGCTGCTCGACCCCGGCGGCCCGCTCGCGGGCCGCGGCCACGTGCACCTGACCGACAAGACGCTCTTCGCCGTGCGCGCCGCGGTCGAGCTGCTGGCCGGACCGGACGCGGGAGAACTCGCCCGCACCCTTTACCGCGCGGGTCCCGCGGCGTTCGGCGCCGCTCGCTGGGAGTACTTCCTGACGGCGTTCACCAGCGTGCTGCGGCTGAACCCCCGGCGCGGCCTGACGACGTCGCCGGAGCGGTTCTTCGCGCTGGTCGACGACCTCGCCGCGACCCCGGGCGAAGCCGGCGAAATCGTCGCCCGCTTCCGCGGCGGCCGCGACCGCGTGGCCGCCTACCGCGCCCGGCTGGCGAGCGAGCCGGGCCTGGTGCCGGTGCTGGACCCGCTGGTGCCCGCGGTGATCCACACGGTCCGCCACTGGAGCGCGGACGGCACGCCGGTCGCCCTGGTCCACGACGAGCAGCTCGCGCTCACCCCCGAGCGCGTGCTGCAGCTCAAGGCCACCCTCGGCCACCGCCTGGCGGGCGTCCGGTTCGTCGACTCCCGCGCCGACGCCCGGGTCCAGATCGCCGACTTCCTCGCCGGCGTCGCCCGCCGCATCGCCTCCGACGAGCTGAACGGCCGCGGCGACGCCCGCCTGACCGGGCTGCTGAAGTCCTTTGTGGACTCAGAATCCGTCTGGGACGGGCTCGGCAGCCGAGCGATCAGCGGAGATTGCTGA